The window TCGGGCGTATACGCGGTTTCAATCGGCACCGAAAAATATTCGCGCTGACCGAGGGTTTGTTTTGTTCCACCGCGCCGTTCGATGACCAATTGGGCTTGATCGACGCTGGCTGAAACCAAACTGTTTAGACTGTGTCCTTTAAACAAGAATGCGGCGTTGGCGTACCGGGTTACGCCGGAGGCGAAGGCTTCGGGCAGACGGCCATAGCCTAATACCGCGCCCAACACGCCGCAGGCGCTGGCGCTGGGTCGTGGATCGCCGCGTCCACAGCGAGACGATAAGTAAAGCGTCATTTCAAAATCGCCCTTGCCATATAACAGGCTGAGCGCGACATAGCCGCCGATTTGCGCAGCAGATTCACTATTACCGCCGCCGCGCTCCATCACCATGCGGGCGCATGCGGCCCAGTCGTTGGGGTTGGCGCGGTGAAAATCGACCACGGCCCTGACCATTTGGGCGTAGCGGCTGTCGGGCGGAAGCGAAGCGCGTCCGCTTTCGACCACGGCGGCGACGTCGTCATTCATCATGGCGGTCGCGAGCATGGCGGCGATGAAATTGGCCCCATAGACGCCGTCGGCGTACGCAAACGCTTCGCCGTACGGTTGAATCAAACGGATCGCGGTTTGCGGCATCCCCGGCGACAGCATGGCGAGAATGTCGATGTTATTTTGAAAATGGGGCGAGTCAGCGAACGGGTTGTACTTAGGGCGCCCTGAGTCGGGCGGCATGATGCCCGCGCGGATATTCTGCTGCACCGCCTGATTGCCGCCGGTGTAGGAATGGGGCGTTCGCGCGAAGATGAGCGCAGCTTCCGTGGGTGAAATACTGATGCCCTTGGCCTGCATCGCCTCAAACAGCGTAATCGACGGCAGGATGGTTTCCGATTCGAGGGCGCGGGTGGTCCAATCGGGGTTCCAGGCGGGCAGGACAACGTCCGATGGGGCCACGTTGGGTTGAGCGATGACGGACGCGCCATAGGCGGCGCCGATCATTTTGCCCGCGATGCCGCCGCGCAGCGCGTTTTCGTAGTCAAAAACAGACAGGCGTTGCGTCGCCAGCGTTTTACGTTTTCCATCGAATACATTCTTGAATGTGTCGCTGATGTTTTCCGTCACGCCGCATGAAGCCAGGCAAAGGGCAATCACAGCAAACAGGCTCAATCGAAGGGAAGAAGCCATGCAGAAAACCTCCAAAATAATCGGTCTATGATTTTACTAAATTTTGGTTTCATTATGCGGGGAACGGGCGCAATTCGGAAGGCGCCGTTTGTTTTCACGCTAGCCAATCAGGTCGGCGATTTGTTGTTTCATGTCGCCTGATTTCATAATGGAGGTTCCAACTTGGATGGCGTCAACCCGCACGGTCTCGAGCCGCGCTACGTCATCGCGGGTAAACACGCCGCTCTGGCTGACCACCACCCGCCCAGATGGAACCAGGCGCCGTCGTGAAAGGGTGGTATTCAGATCGACGGTCATGGTTTCAAAATCGCGGTTATTGACGCCAATGGTTTGTGCGCCGATGGAGGCGAGAAACGCAATTTGTTCTACCGTATGCCCCTCGGCGAGGACGTGCAGCCCCAGCTCGTCGGCTTTGTCGTAGAGCCGCTTGTAATCATCCGGCGGCAACACCTGCGCCATCAACAACACGGCGTCGGCGCCAATGGCGCGGCTTTCGTAGAGCTGATATTCATCAATGGTGAAGTCTTTGCGCAACACCGGCAGCGAGACCGCTGCTTTGGCGGCCTGCAGATGCTGGTCGGTTCCTGAAAAATATTTGAGATCGGTCAAGACAGAAATCGCCGATGCGCCGCAATCTTCAAACAGACGGGCGGTTTCAGCAGCGTCAAAATTTTTATTGATGGAACCCGCCGACGGCGATGCGGCTTTGATTTCCGCCAGCAGTTTCAGCGGGCCGTCGGGGTCGCGTTTGAGCGCGGCGTGAAAGTCGCGGCAGGGCGGCGCCGACTGCGCCTGCTCTATCAACGCTTCGAGCGGCGTCTGCGCCTTTCGCGCTTCGACTTCGGCGCGTTTGTGTTCGATGATTTCGACTAAAATGCCTTGCATGTTTTTTTACTCCGCGCTGCTTTGCGGGACGCGATACAACTCATACGGCCCCGCTTCTTGAATGATCGGCTCTAAGCGCTGCCGAAAGGCGCCTGCGAGAATTTTCGCCAGCGCGTTTTGCATTTCTTGATTCACGGGACGCGCAACGACAATATAATCGACGCCGTATTTTTCGAGTATAGGCTGGGCGAGCGCCCAATTTTGCGTCGTTAAAACCGTCATCACTTCGTTGAAGCGTTCGCTAACCTCTTTGTCGCCTTCGGCGTCGCGCCAGATGTATTCATGGTTGCGCCAACCCAGCAGGCTGGAGCGTCCGGTCGCGGCGGACGCCATGCTGTCGAGTTCATAACCGCCGCCTGGCAGTTCCAGCAACACCGCGTCGCGGTCGGCGTTTTCGTCCAGCCATTGAATGATCTTGT is drawn from Candidatus Hinthialibacter antarcticus and contains these coding sequences:
- the trpC gene encoding indole-3-glycerol phosphate synthase TrpC: MQGILVEIIEHKRAEVEARKAQTPLEALIEQAQSAPPCRDFHAALKRDPDGPLKLLAEIKAASPSAGSINKNFDAAETARLFEDCGASAISVLTDLKYFSGTDQHLQAAKAAVSLPVLRKDFTIDEYQLYESRAIGADAVLLMAQVLPPDDYKRLYDKADELGLHVLAEGHTVEQIAFLASIGAQTIGVNNRDFETMTVDLNTTLSRRRLVPSGRVVVSQSGVFTRDDVARLETVRVDAIQVGTSIMKSGDMKQQIADLIG
- a CDS encoding ADP-ribosylglycohydrolase family protein, which encodes MASSLRLSLFAVIALCLASCGVTENISDTFKNVFDGKRKTLATQRLSVFDYENALRGGIAGKMIGAAYGASVIAQPNVAPSDVVLPAWNPDWTTRALESETILPSITLFEAMQAKGISISPTEAALIFARTPHSYTGGNQAVQQNIRAGIMPPDSGRPKYNPFADSPHFQNNIDILAMLSPGMPQTAIRLIQPYGEAFAYADGVYGANFIAAMLATAMMNDDVAAVVESGRASLPPDSRYAQMVRAVVDFHRANPNDWAACARMVMERGGGNSESAAQIGGYVALSLLYGKGDFEMTLYLSSRCGRGDPRPSASACGVLGAVLGYGRLPEAFASGVTRYANAAFLFKGHSLNSLVSASVDQAQLVIERRGGTKQTLGQREYFSVPIETAYTPDRRVTFDRGGFEAEWATLDTRRADQFFARVQKELNQWQPDWTLLNCGGQIYAGRWDEYEGRDNVFVTAPVSREVPARMTRSVAVPGGSPKLTVIAGASNLAQNTGWILRVFVNDQVEFEKAVIGEKHQANWQEFKIDLSKYAGQTVTLALENGTSVWDLSTAYWARVDIK